The following are encoded in a window of Flavobacterium cupriresistens genomic DNA:
- a CDS encoding aminotransferase class III-fold pyridoxal phosphate-dependent enzyme yields MTFSEAAIQTLVKEHYALNVSVKSLNGYDELNFLLSNDQNEKYILKISNESHSFPFLEAQVKIIRHLSQSNMADLFQHFCLNKEGEELTKIEKDSKIYYLRILNFLEGTFWVEKEHKPNSLFHNLGCFLGNMDKALQDFSHPAMHRSYTWDISRASEANDGLKYILNHERRRIASYFLLQFDTEIVPKIHQLRHAYIHNDANDYNVLVQEDKISGLIDFGDMVFTALINNLAIACTYAMLDQEDPLACAALIVAGYHKAYPLTEQETDLLYYLIAGRLCISVTQSAYNASLDSDNEHHFITERPAWDLLYQLIKINPIKAQDAFRRACGFEGVIKENDYSDLLKVRQEKIGRNLSIGYKDKLKIVKGALQYLYDDQGRTFVDCVNNPSHVGHCHPVVVRRMQKQIASLNTNTRYLNDTIIEYAEKLTATLPPALSVCYFVNSGSEANDLAIRMSRHYTKQKDVIVLDHAYHGTSTVAMEMSPYKFDSKGGFGKMPWIHKAINPDLYRGPYRYGDANAGEKYAADVQRIIEDLKTEGKAPAVFICETLLGVGGQIPLPENYLKTTYQYVRAAGGVCIADEVQVGFGRIGEHFWGFELQDVVPDIVVLGKPIGNGHPLAAVIVTNEIADAFNNGLEYFNTFGGNPVSMTAGLAVLDVIQEEEMQQHALEVGNHLMDGLRNLMAKHPIISDVRGHGLFIGAEMVKDPITMEPAVAEIDRVVEKMKEKGYLLSTDGPLHNVLKIKPPMPFNKQNADEMVAFLDLALSEL; encoded by the coding sequence ATGACTTTTTCAGAAGCAGCTATTCAAACCTTAGTAAAGGAACATTACGCATTAAACGTTAGTGTCAAATCATTAAATGGATATGATGAATTAAACTTTCTTCTGTCTAATGATCAAAATGAAAAATACATTCTAAAAATATCCAACGAAAGTCATTCCTTTCCCTTTTTGGAAGCTCAGGTCAAAATTATCAGACATTTGTCCCAAAGCAATATGGCCGATTTGTTTCAACATTTTTGCCTTAATAAAGAAGGAGAAGAATTAACCAAAATTGAAAAAGATTCTAAAATCTATTACCTGAGAATTCTAAATTTTCTGGAGGGGACTTTTTGGGTCGAAAAAGAGCATAAGCCTAATTCGTTATTTCATAATCTAGGTTGCTTTTTAGGGAATATGGATAAAGCACTTCAGGATTTTTCACACCCGGCAATGCATCGCAGTTATACCTGGGATATTAGTCGTGCCAGTGAAGCAAACGATGGTCTTAAGTATATTTTAAATCACGAGAGAAGGCGTATTGCGTCTTACTTCCTGTTGCAGTTTGATACTGAAATTGTTCCCAAAATACATCAGTTGCGTCATGCTTATATTCACAATGATGCCAATGATTATAATGTACTTGTTCAGGAGGATAAGATAAGTGGTTTGATAGATTTCGGAGATATGGTTTTTACCGCCTTAATCAACAATCTCGCGATTGCCTGTACGTATGCCATGCTGGATCAGGAAGATCCATTGGCTTGTGCGGCTTTAATTGTAGCAGGATACCATAAAGCCTACCCTCTTACCGAACAGGAAACAGATCTTCTGTATTATTTAATAGCCGGAAGACTTTGCATCAGCGTTACACAATCGGCTTACAATGCTTCTTTGGACAGTGACAACGAACATCATTTTATTACCGAAAGACCGGCTTGGGATTTATTGTATCAGCTTATCAAAATTAACCCGATCAAAGCGCAGGATGCTTTTAGAAGAGCTTGTGGTTTTGAAGGTGTTATTAAAGAAAACGATTATAGCGATCTCTTAAAAGTCCGTCAGGAAAAGATTGGTCGTAATTTAAGCATTGGTTACAAAGACAAACTAAAAATTGTAAAAGGCGCTTTGCAATATCTGTATGACGATCAAGGACGCACTTTTGTGGATTGTGTAAATAACCCTTCACACGTAGGACATTGCCATCCGGTAGTCGTTCGAAGAATGCAGAAACAAATTGCATCGTTAAATACCAATACCCGCTATTTAAATGATACTATTATTGAATACGCTGAAAAACTTACGGCAACCTTACCTCCTGCTTTAAGTGTTTGTTATTTTGTGAATTCCGGCAGTGAAGCCAATGACCTTGCCATCCGAATGAGCCGTCATTATACCAAACAAAAAGATGTAATTGTTTTAGATCATGCGTATCACGGCACTTCGACTGTGGCTATGGAAATGAGTCCGTACAAATTTGACAGTAAAGGTGGTTTTGGTAAAATGCCCTGGATACATAAAGCCATTAATCCCGATTTATATCGTGGTCCTTACCGATACGGGGATGCAAATGCAGGCGAAAAATATGCTGCCGATGTGCAACGCATTATCGAAGATTTAAAAACAGAAGGAAAAGCTCCGGCAGTATTTATCTGCGAAACTCTTTTAGGCGTTGGCGGACAGATTCCGCTTCCTGAGAATTATTTAAAAACAACCTACCAATATGTCAGAGCTGCAGGAGGCGTTTGTATTGCCGATGAAGTCCAAGTTGGTTTTGGAAGAATTGGGGAACATTTTTGGGGTTTTGAACTGCAAGATGTTGTTCCGGATATTGTTGTCTTAGGAAAACCAATAGGAAATGGCCATCCGCTAGCCGCAGTAATTGTTACTAATGAAATTGCTGATGCCTTCAATAACGGTTTGGAGTACTTCAACACCTTTGGTGGTAATCCGGTTTCTATGACAGCAGGTTTGGCAGTTTTAGATGTAATTCAGGAAGAAGAAATGCAGCAACATGCACTGGAAGTCGGAAATCATCTAATGGATGGTTTAAGAAATTTAATGGCCAAACACCCGATTATTAGTGATGTTAGAGGTCATGGTTTGTTTATTGGTGCAGAGATGGTCAAAGACCCAATTACCATGGAACCTGCAGTAGCTGAAATTGATCGTGTCGTGGAAAAAATGAAAGAGAAAGGATATCTACTGAGTACAGACGGGCCTTTGCATAATGTTTTAAAAATAAAACCTCCTATGCCTTTTAATAAACAAAATGCAGATGAAATGGTTGCTTTCTTAGATCTGGCATTGAGTGAATTATAA
- a CDS encoding FAD-binding and (Fe-S)-binding domain-containing protein gives MNNSNNNPLSEPIPHLENLEKQLEGQLFYDHTMRLLYATDASAYKEMPLAVAIPKTKEDIQKIITFARENKSSVIPRAAGTSLAGQVVGNGIIVDISQEFTQIISVDESNKTAWVEPGVIRDELNLHLKPYQLFFGPETSTSNRCMIGGMVGNNACGARSVVYGSTREHLLEIKGFLADGNEVTFKALTNTEFENKCNGIDTVSPLEQSIYVQIKEVVSSETNRLLFDKNFPKKSIPRRNTGYALDLLADSMPFVVTDEKFNFCKLIAGSEGTLFFATAIKLNLVPALKPFAALVCIHFESLNDSLKANLEALKFNPDSVELIDHYILECTKENLEQSKNRFFVEGDPQAILVVEFLRDTPEEIDTIAKEMELLMRSKNLGYHFPIVYGEETNKVWNLRKAGLGLLSNIPGDAKAVAVIEDTAVDVNDLPAFIEDFNAILKQRNLSCVHYAHAATGELHLRPIINLKTKEGAVLFRTIATDIAHLVKEYKGSLSGEHGDGRLRGEFIPLMLGEEIYQLFIQLKNTWDPWNVFNPGKIVNTPPMDTNLRYTPGQDTPMPETYFDFSEHNGILRAAEMCNGSGDCRKTEKSGGTMCPSYMATRNEKHTTRARANMLRETITTSTKENKFDAEGLLEVLDLCLSCKGCKSECPSNVDMAKLKAETLQQNYDANGVKFRSSLIGNTPKINAVFATVPWVYNLSTKGFLGNLIKKSTGFAVERQLPQMHKITFAKWIKTHVQKGTFIHGQVYLYNDEFLNYYDVEIGQTAVQLLNRLGYEVIVPEIGISGRTYLSKGMLKEAREIAEKNILAFEKHMPKDAILIGIEPSAILSFRDEYPDLCRGILKEKAKTFAGRTLLIEEFLARELDEGRISSASFTNKEERVRMHGHCFQKALSSLVPLKKILMLPKNYTVLNIPSGCCGMAGSFGYEKEHYDISMKIGELVLFPSIRSEKEATLISASGTSCRHQIKDGTNRNAQHPVSILYNALK, from the coding sequence ATGAATAATAGTAATAATAATCCGCTTTCGGAACCAATTCCCCATCTTGAAAATTTAGAAAAACAACTGGAGGGTCAATTATTCTATGACCACACCATGCGTTTGTTATATGCTACAGATGCAAGTGCTTATAAAGAAATGCCGTTGGCTGTTGCGATTCCTAAAACAAAGGAAGACATTCAAAAAATCATTACTTTTGCACGTGAAAATAAGAGCAGTGTGATTCCGCGTGCGGCTGGGACTTCGCTTGCAGGTCAGGTAGTGGGTAATGGAATTATTGTAGACATCTCACAAGAATTCACCCAAATTATCTCGGTGGATGAAAGCAATAAAACCGCATGGGTTGAACCGGGTGTAATTCGTGATGAACTTAATCTGCATCTGAAACCCTATCAACTCTTTTTTGGCCCTGAAACGTCTACCAGCAATCGTTGTATGATTGGCGGTATGGTAGGAAACAATGCCTGTGGTGCCAGATCGGTAGTCTACGGTTCAACAAGAGAACATCTTTTAGAAATAAAGGGTTTCTTGGCTGATGGAAATGAAGTCACTTTCAAAGCATTAACCAACACCGAATTTGAAAATAAATGCAACGGCATTGACACGGTAAGTCCTTTAGAGCAATCGATTTACGTTCAAATTAAAGAAGTAGTATCGTCTGAAACCAACAGGCTTTTATTCGATAAAAATTTTCCTAAAAAATCAATTCCAAGGAGGAATACGGGTTACGCTTTGGATTTACTAGCCGATAGTATGCCGTTTGTTGTTACTGATGAGAAATTTAATTTTTGTAAATTAATTGCAGGATCAGAAGGAACTTTATTCTTTGCTACTGCTATAAAACTAAACTTAGTTCCTGCGCTGAAACCTTTTGCTGCTTTGGTTTGCATTCATTTTGAAAGTCTTAACGATTCTTTGAAAGCTAATCTGGAAGCCCTGAAATTCAATCCTGATAGTGTTGAACTTATTGATCATTATATACTGGAATGTACCAAAGAGAATTTAGAACAAAGTAAGAATCGTTTTTTTGTAGAAGGAGACCCTCAAGCCATTCTTGTGGTTGAATTTTTAAGAGATACACCAGAAGAAATAGATACGATAGCCAAAGAAATGGAGCTTTTAATGCGTTCTAAAAACTTAGGGTATCATTTTCCGATTGTTTATGGCGAAGAGACCAACAAAGTATGGAATTTACGAAAAGCCGGACTTGGATTATTGTCTAATATCCCCGGAGACGCAAAAGCAGTCGCGGTTATTGAAGATACGGCTGTTGATGTAAATGATTTGCCAGCCTTCATCGAAGATTTTAATGCAATACTGAAACAACGCAATTTAAGTTGTGTTCATTACGCACATGCGGCAACGGGTGAATTACACCTGCGTCCTATTATCAATTTAAAAACCAAAGAAGGTGCCGTCCTTTTTAGAACTATAGCCACAGACATTGCGCATTTGGTAAAAGAATATAAAGGATCACTTAGCGGTGAACATGGCGACGGAAGGCTTCGTGGTGAGTTTATCCCATTGATGCTCGGAGAAGAAATTTATCAACTGTTTATCCAACTTAAAAATACTTGGGATCCCTGGAATGTTTTTAATCCGGGGAAAATTGTGAATACGCCTCCAATGGACACCAATTTAAGATATACTCCGGGACAGGATACTCCAATGCCGGAAACTTACTTTGATTTCTCTGAACACAACGGCATCCTTCGTGCTGCCGAAATGTGTAATGGTTCGGGAGATTGCAGAAAAACCGAGAAAAGTGGTGGTACGATGTGTCCAAGTTATATGGCTACGCGAAACGAAAAACACACCACCCGCGCAAGAGCAAACATGCTCAGAGAAACCATCACTACCTCAACAAAAGAAAACAAATTTGACGCTGAAGGACTTCTTGAAGTACTCGATTTGTGTTTGAGTTGTAAAGGTTGTAAATCCGAATGTCCTTCTAATGTTGATATGGCCAAGTTAAAAGCGGAAACCTTACAGCAAAACTATGATGCAAATGGAGTCAAATTTCGTTCCAGTCTGATTGGAAATACACCAAAAATAAATGCTGTTTTTGCTACAGTTCCGTGGGTTTATAATTTATCTACTAAAGGTTTTTTAGGTAACCTTATCAAAAAATCGACCGGATTTGCTGTTGAAAGACAACTACCGCAAATGCATAAAATTACTTTTGCAAAATGGATAAAAACACACGTTCAAAAAGGGACTTTTATCCACGGTCAGGTCTATTTATACAACGATGAATTTTTAAACTATTATGATGTCGAAATAGGTCAAACGGCAGTTCAATTATTAAATCGTTTAGGGTATGAAGTAATAGTTCCTGAAATTGGCATAAGTGGAAGAACCTATTTGTCAAAAGGCATGTTAAAAGAAGCCCGTGAAATTGCAGAAAAAAACATACTGGCTTTCGAAAAACATATGCCCAAGGATGCTATTCTAATTGGAATAGAGCCTTCTGCTATCTTATCGTTTCGTGATGAATATCCTGATTTATGCCGTGGCATATTGAAGGAAAAAGCTAAAACATTTGCGGGCAGAACATTACTTATTGAAGAATTTTTGGCCCGTGAATTAGACGAAGGACGTATATCGTCTGCTAGTTTTACAAATAAAGAAGAACGCGTACGCATGCACGGTCATTGTTTTCAAAAAGCATTGTCTTCTTTAGTTCCTTTGAAAAAAATTCTAATGCTTCCGAAAAACTATACCGTTCTAAATATTCCAAGTGGTTGTTGTGGTATGGCGGGGTCATTTGGTTATGAAAAAGAACATTATGACATTTCCATGAAAATTGGAGAATTAGTTTTGTTTCCCTCGATTCGCTCTGAAAAGGAAGCTACTTTAATCTCAGCATCAGGAACAAGTTGCAGGCATCAAATAAAAGACGGTACCAACCGAAATGCACAGCATCCCGTGAGTATATTGTATAATGCTTTAAAATAA